The genomic window TGCTGTGACTCACGGTGTTTTACCTGCCCGTCACCAAACAACAGAGAGACTTACCTTGATCAGATGGCCAAGAAACGTGACTCCAAAATATGAATGCTAACGTTGTGTCTTGGGTATGTCGTGTCTGAAATTAACTGTTTTCACTGCCAGTACTTTTTATTCCGCAACTCTCGACaaatttgcacaaaaaaacccCTAAATTCCTGTGTTTGAATTACACCATGGCCTTGAGGGGAGGCTTATTTCTGGGGACGGGACAGCCGTCTGCTCCGAAGGCTTCCTTCTTCACACTGAGctgttctctttatacatccatgagCTGTTTCTTCAGACGTAATTTAAAGACATTAAGATAATCAGACAtttaaaagcagttttcttGTACAACTACGTAACGTGACATCTTCTAttttgcctttgtgtgtgtgttttctttccagacTAAAGCTTTTGAAAAGACCACCAACCAGgtgaagcaaaagaaaagatgggAGAACAAGAAGATGAAATTGGTGTTTATTGGCATCGGAGTGATAGTGGCACTCATCATTCTCGGACTTATAATCTTCGCCATTGTTGATAGCACACGAGCACATTAGCTCCTCTGCTGGtgaagaacaggaagtggacaaaATGAAATGAGGAACGCAAACTAGTGGGACTTTTCGCATCTCGCTTGAACTGCTCAATCtgtgttatttttgtgtttaaagATATTTATGTTTAACGGTCCCTCGTTTAGTCTTCAGTTGATATGGTACCAATGATAGCGTGGCtgctttgctgctttttttaagtcatatttaaaaagtaatgtCTCTGTAAGGCCCACAATGGGAGAACACACAGATCTTAGATCTTAGATCTTAAAATTAGATCTATTTAAGAAgttctcctcccctcccatgAATTACTAATATTTTTAACTAAACATTATCAGGCTGCTActgttgtatttgtatgtttgtacATAGCT from Cyclopterus lumpus isolate fCycLum1 chromosome 9, fCycLum1.pri, whole genome shotgun sequence includes these protein-coding regions:
- the vamp5 gene encoding vesicle-associated membrane protein 5; this encodes MENGKNRLRQAQEDAEEVKGIMLENMNKAEERTGKLGELEDRADELLTKTKAFEKTTNQVKQKKRWENKKMKLVFIGIGVIVALIILGLIIFAIVDSTRAH